From Tripterygium wilfordii isolate XIE 37 chromosome 13, ASM1340144v1, whole genome shotgun sequence, the proteins below share one genomic window:
- the LOC120012058 gene encoding uncharacterized protein LOC120012058 yields the protein MAAKITAAVVGSFVIAYAVDRVIADEKLFGGTTPKTVSDEWWEETQKKFQAWPRTAGPPVAMNPISRQNFIVKARTEA from the exons ATGGCAGCAAAGATCACAGCTGCTGTAGTTGGATCATTTGTAATTGCATATGCAGTTGACCGAGTTATTGCAGACGAGAAGCTATTTGGAG GCACCACCCCAAAAACTGTTTCTGACGAATGGTGGGAAGAGACTCAGAAGAAATTCCAGGCATGGCCTCGAACTGCCGGGCCACCAGTGGCCATGAATCCCATTAGTCGACAGAATTTTATTGTCAAGGCACGCACAGAAGCTTGA